Proteins encoded by one window of Streptomyces uncialis:
- a CDS encoding oxidoreductase, producing the protein MPTRTALLAGATGLVGGHLLARLLADPRYDRVTALVRRPLDREHPRLDVRIVDFATLTADEVPAVDDVYCALGTTIRKAGSQTAFRAVDHDATLAVADRAHGAGARRIALCSSVGADPASRNFYLRVKGDVERDIIALGYDSTLLFRPSLLLGERTEQRTAERLAARLGPVFGPLCAGPLRPYRPVAAGRLAAAMVNALATAEPGTRALTYEDIVRASEAR; encoded by the coding sequence ATGCCCACTCGTACCGCGCTGCTCGCCGGGGCCACCGGCCTCGTCGGCGGCCATCTCCTCGCCCGGCTGCTGGCCGACCCCCGCTACGACCGGGTCACCGCCCTGGTCCGCCGCCCCCTGGACCGCGAACACCCACGCCTCGACGTACGGATCGTGGACTTCGCCACGCTCACCGCCGACGAGGTGCCCGCCGTGGACGATGTGTACTGCGCGCTGGGCACCACCATCAGGAAGGCCGGGTCGCAGACGGCGTTCCGCGCGGTCGACCATGACGCCACGCTCGCCGTCGCCGACCGTGCCCATGGAGCCGGGGCCCGTCGGATCGCCCTGTGCTCGTCGGTCGGCGCCGACCCCGCCTCCCGGAACTTCTACCTCCGGGTCAAGGGGGACGTCGAACGCGACATCATCGCCCTCGGGTACGACAGCACCCTGCTCTTCCGGCCCTCCCTGCTGCTCGGGGAGCGGACCGAACAGCGCACCGCCGAACGCCTCGCCGCCCGGCTCGGCCCGGTGTTCGGCCCCCTCTGCGCCGGACCGCTGCGCCCGTACCGCCCGGTCGCCGCCGGACGGCTCGCCGCCGCGATGGTGAACGCCCTCGCCACCGCCGAGCCCGGTACCCGCGCCCTCACCTACGAGGACATCGTCCGCGCCTCCGAAGCCCGCTGA